One Nitrospira sp. DNA window includes the following coding sequences:
- a CDS encoding type II secretion system protein E codes for MLMQRHLTRPSLADVMVREGILPKRTVDQAVARLGGSTAALGQTLVEEGSISEAQLAQALAAQYGLPYDPLTGFRVDSEFYHTISVKLMRRHPFVPVKEENGVLTIAISDPQNLLALDELEILLNRTLHYVVSSRAAIQAALERSEGSSQALRELEAEYRSVLVKEDERGEEVLTVDHFGEDQSPVVKLLDTIMLSAMQRRASDIHIEATDRATTVKFRVDGILVSAMDPLDVKLHPPLVSRLKVMSDLDIAERRVPQDGSFRMRLDRKTVDFRVSILPSVFGESVVIRILDREAITTGVSSLRLDRLGFNPEDLKRFRRAITRPYGMVLVTGPTGSGKTTTLYAAISEMNIQEDKLITIEDPVEYQLPGVVQIPVNEKKGLTFARGLRSILRHDPDKIMVGEIRDAETAQIAIQSALTGHLVLTTVHANNVFDVIGRFASMGIDSYNFLAALTCVLAQRLIRVICPDCRHQVVLDEALAEESGIDYEHYKDAPFYEGKGCPECHDTGYRGRKCITEFLDLTDEIKEMILADRALSEIRYRAVTDGMITLRQSAVKKVLAGETTLREINRVTFSEER; via the coding sequence ATGCTCATGCAACGTCATCTCACCCGTCCATCGCTGGCCGATGTGATGGTGCGCGAAGGGATCTTGCCGAAACGGACCGTCGATCAGGCCGTCGCTCGCCTGGGGGGCAGTACCGCGGCGCTGGGGCAGACGCTGGTCGAGGAGGGCAGTATTTCAGAAGCCCAGCTGGCGCAGGCCCTGGCGGCGCAATATGGGCTCCCCTACGACCCACTCACCGGCTTTCGCGTGGATTCGGAGTTTTACCACACCATTTCGGTGAAACTGATGCGGCGCCATCCCTTCGTGCCGGTGAAGGAGGAGAACGGCGTCCTGACCATCGCGATCTCCGATCCCCAAAACCTCCTCGCGCTGGATGAACTGGAAATTCTGCTCAACCGTACCCTGCATTACGTGGTGAGCTCGCGAGCGGCCATTCAGGCAGCCTTGGAGCGCAGCGAAGGGTCCAGTCAGGCGTTGCGCGAGTTGGAGGCGGAGTACCGGTCGGTGCTCGTCAAGGAGGATGAGCGGGGCGAAGAGGTCTTGACCGTCGACCATTTCGGCGAAGACCAGAGTCCCGTGGTGAAGCTGCTCGACACGATTATGTTGAGCGCCATGCAGCGCCGGGCCAGCGATATCCACATCGAGGCGACGGATCGCGCCACCACGGTCAAGTTTCGCGTGGACGGTATTCTGGTCTCGGCCATGGATCCGCTCGATGTCAAACTGCATCCCCCGCTCGTGTCCCGCTTGAAGGTCATGTCCGATCTCGACATCGCCGAACGGCGGGTGCCGCAGGACGGGAGTTTTCGGATGCGGCTGGATCGCAAGACGGTGGACTTCCGGGTGTCGATCCTCCCGAGCGTGTTCGGCGAATCCGTCGTGATCAGAATTCTGGACCGGGAGGCGATCACCACCGGCGTGTCGAGCCTGCGGTTGGATCGCCTCGGATTCAACCCTGAAGATCTCAAGCGGTTCAGGCGTGCCATCACACGCCCCTATGGCATGGTGCTCGTCACAGGGCCGACCGGCAGCGGCAAGACCACGACGCTCTACGCCGCTATCAGCGAGATGAACATTCAGGAAGACAAGTTGATCACCATCGAAGATCCGGTGGAGTATCAGCTGCCGGGGGTGGTGCAGATTCCCGTGAACGAAAAGAAGGGGCTGACGTTCGCCCGGGGGTTGCGGTCGATCTTGCGGCACGATCCGGACAAGATCATGGTCGGTGAAATCCGGGATGCGGAGACGGCGCAGATCGCCATTCAATCGGCCCTGACCGGCCATTTGGTGTTGACGACCGTGCATGCCAACAATGTATTCGACGTGATCGGACGGTTCGCGTCGATGGGCATCGATTCCTACAATTTCCTGGCCGCCTTGACCTGCGTGTTGGCGCAACGGTTGATCCGAGTCATCTGCCCCGATTGCCGGCACCAGGTGGTGCTCGACGAGGCGCTGGCCGAGGAATCCGGCATCGATTATGAACATTACAAGGACGCGCCGTTCTACGAAGGAAAAGGCTGCCCCGAATGCCACGATACGGGCTATCGGGGCCGCAAATGTATCACCGAATTCCTGGACCTGACGGACGAAATCAAGGAAATGATCCTGGCCGACCGGGCGCTGTCGGAAATTCGCTACCGGGCGGTCACGGACGGCATGATCACCCTGCGGCAGTCTGCGGTAAAGAAAGTGCTGGCCGGGGAGACTACGTTGCGCGAAATCAACCGCGTGACGTTCAGTGAAGAGCGGTAA
- a CDS encoding Type IV fimbrial assembly protein PilC: MAVFAYRAARADGTTFDGQIEGEDEQVVRAKLESDGLLVFRLARRGAGLGVPGFSAGRWGKLPLQDFLVFNQELLALIKAGLPVLRVWDLLIDRTQRAPFREALKAIKQDIRGGHSASEALAKHSTYFSELYLATIRAGEQSGNLAEVLQRYIAYLKLMIGLRQKVTKALAYPAFLVVVGIAVVGFLLSYVMPTFVSVYGESSANLPTPTRMLIAVIHMGEAQLIPFAIVIGAALVLGRAWYQTTAGRLSVDRQLLRLPLIGVILVQHYTIQLTRTLATVLAGGTPLVEALEIARSAVSNRFVSRGLASAVNEIREGSTLAAAIERPKILPKLAIEMLSVGEETGSLEPMLRDVAEFYEGDLDVRLSQLTTWIEPVLLLVMGLLVGGIVIIMYLPIFQMAGTIQ, from the coding sequence ATGGCTGTGTTCGCCTACAGAGCGGCCCGTGCGGATGGAACGACCTTCGACGGTCAGATCGAAGGGGAAGACGAGCAAGTGGTGCGCGCCAAGCTCGAATCCGACGGCCTGTTGGTCTTTCGCCTTGCCCGGCGCGGGGCCGGCCTTGGTGTGCCGGGATTTTCGGCCGGTCGCTGGGGCAAACTTCCCCTGCAAGACTTCCTCGTGTTCAATCAAGAGCTGCTGGCCCTGATCAAGGCCGGGCTCCCGGTCTTGCGGGTCTGGGACCTGCTCATCGATCGGACTCAACGGGCTCCCTTTCGAGAAGCACTGAAGGCGATCAAACAGGATATCCGCGGAGGCCATTCGGCCTCCGAGGCCCTCGCCAAACATTCCACCTATTTTTCGGAACTGTACCTGGCCACCATCCGTGCCGGCGAGCAGTCCGGGAATTTAGCCGAGGTCCTGCAGCGGTACATCGCCTACCTCAAGTTGATGATCGGCCTGCGCCAGAAAGTCACCAAGGCGCTGGCCTATCCGGCCTTCCTGGTCGTCGTGGGCATCGCAGTGGTTGGATTTTTGTTAAGTTACGTGATGCCGACGTTCGTGTCGGTCTATGGGGAATCGTCGGCGAATCTGCCGACCCCGACCCGCATGCTCATCGCCGTGATCCACATGGGCGAGGCGCAACTCATTCCGTTTGCGATCGTGATCGGCGCTGCGTTGGTGTTGGGGCGTGCCTGGTACCAAACCACGGCCGGTCGATTGTCCGTGGATCGACAGTTGTTGCGATTACCGCTCATCGGGGTGATTCTCGTGCAGCACTACACGATCCAATTGACCCGCACATTAGCCACGGTGCTGGCCGGCGGAACCCCTTTGGTGGAGGCCCTCGAAATCGCCCGTAGCGCCGTGTCGAACCGCTTCGTGTCGCGTGGTCTGGCCTCGGCGGTGAACGAAATCCGTGAGGGCAGTACCCTGGCCGCCGCCATCGAACGGCCGAAAATCTTACCCAAGCTGGCGATTGAAATGTTATCGGTCGGAGAAGAAACGGGATCGTTGGAGCCGATGCTGCGGGATGTGGCGGAGTTTTACGAAGGCGATCTCGATGTGCGGCTCAGTCAGTTGACCACCTGGATCGAGCCTGTGCTGTTGCTGGTGATGGGTCTTCTAGTCGGAGGCATCGTCATCATCATGTATCTGCCCATTTTTCAAATGGCCGGCACGATTCAGTAA
- a CDS encoding N-terminal methylation, which translates to MIVVTIVGILATLAVPSYQAAIVKAKEGALRQDLFSLRDVIDQHRADKGKYPENMQSLISAGYLRRVPTDPITGSTSTWQEMVDQGEGGMVDVFSGSDLVGTNGVPYNQW; encoded by the coding sequence ATGATCGTGGTGACGATCGTCGGCATCCTCGCCACCCTGGCGGTCCCTTCCTATCAAGCCGCCATCGTCAAGGCCAAAGAAGGGGCCTTGCGGCAGGATCTGTTTTCGTTACGCGATGTCATCGATCAGCATCGGGCCGACAAGGGCAAGTATCCTGAAAATATGCAATCGCTCATATCGGCCGGCTATCTTCGACGGGTTCCGACCGACCCGATAACCGGCTCGACCTCGACCTGGCAGGAAATGGTCGATCAAGGGGAAGGCGGGATGGTCGATGTGTTTTCCGGGTCCGATCTTGTCGGCACCAACGGAGTTCCCTATAACCAATGGTAA